Proteins encoded by one window of Nitrospirota bacterium:
- the gatB gene encoding Asp-tRNA(Asn)/Glu-tRNA(Gln) amidotransferase subunit GatB: protein MQYEAVIGLEVHAQLRTKSKIFCGCSTKFGALPNTQTCPVCLGLPGVLPVLNREAVNFAVKMAIATHSRIAPYCRFARKNYFYPDLPKGYQISQYELPLSTGGYVDIESDGAVKKIGLTRIHMEEDAGKSIHDGSADSSLVDLNRAGVPLIEIVSEPDIRTPEDAVSYLRKLREIVRYLEICDGNMEEGSFRCDANVSIRPAGEKAFGIKAEVKNMNSFRFVQKALEYEIERQTGVVEGGGKIVQETRLWDSGRGITVSMRSKEEAHDYRYFPEPDLVPLEVSEEWQEEIRKKLPELPDDKRVRFVHDYDIPEYDAQVLTSSKALANFFEECVKNYRSPKAVSNWIMGDLLRELKLSGTDIDDCLIRPQHLAGMIKMIDEGVISGKIAKTIFEEMYKTGKDPEAIVKDKGLVQVSDEGEIERLIAQVISENPKEVEAFRGGKDKLIGFFVGQVMKLSGGKANPAKVNEMLVKKLSR from the coding sequence TTGCAATACGAAGCAGTCATAGGGCTTGAGGTCCATGCCCAGCTGCGGACGAAATCCAAGATATTCTGCGGCTGCAGTACGAAGTTTGGTGCGCTGCCTAATACGCAGACATGCCCTGTATGCCTCGGCCTCCCTGGCGTGCTTCCTGTGCTGAACAGGGAAGCCGTTAATTTTGCCGTTAAGATGGCCATTGCAACACACAGCAGGATCGCGCCTTACTGCCGTTTTGCGAGGAAAAACTATTTCTACCCAGACCTTCCCAAGGGCTATCAGATTTCCCAGTATGAACTCCCGTTGTCAACCGGTGGTTATGTTGATATTGAATCGGACGGGGCTGTAAAAAAGATTGGTCTGACAAGGATACATATGGAAGAGGATGCAGGCAAGTCCATCCATGATGGCTCCGCTGACTCGAGTCTTGTTGACTTAAACCGCGCAGGTGTTCCGCTCATAGAGATAGTGAGCGAGCCTGACATACGCACACCTGAAGATGCCGTCAGTTATCTGAGGAAGCTGCGAGAGATAGTCCGTTACCTTGAAATATGTGACGGGAATATGGAGGAAGGTAGTTTTCGTTGTGACGCCAATGTTTCAATAAGGCCTGCAGGGGAGAAGGCATTTGGCATAAAAGCGGAAGTGAAGAATATGAACTCCTTCAGATTCGTGCAAAAGGCCCTTGAGTATGAGATAGAGAGGCAGACAGGTGTTGTTGAAGGCGGCGGCAAGATCGTCCAGGAGACAAGGTTGTGGGATTCAGGCAGGGGGATTACTGTTTCCATGAGGTCAAAAGAAGAGGCTCACGATTACAGATATTTCCCAGAGCCTGATCTTGTCCCACTGGAGGTTTCTGAAGAATGGCAGGAGGAGATCAGGAAGAAACTGCCTGAATTGCCGGATGACAAGAGGGTTAGATTTGTGCATGATTATGATATACCGGAATACGATGCACAGGTGCTTACATCATCAAAGGCCCTTGCAAACTTTTTTGAAGAGTGTGTGAAGAATTACCGCAGTCCCAAAGCTGTAAGCAACTGGATAATGGGAGATCTTTTGAGGGAGTTGAAACTCTCCGGGACAGACATTGATGATTGCCTGATAAGGCCGCAACACCTGGCGGGGATGATAAAGATGATAGATGAGGGTGTGATAAGCGGTAAGATAGCCAAGACCATTTTTGAAGAGATGTACAAAACAGGGAAAGACCCTGAGGCCATAGTGAAAGATAAAGGGCTTGTGCAGGTATCAGATGAAGGTGAAATAGAGAGGCTGATAGCACAGGTCATATCTGAAAACCCAAAAGAAGTGGAGGCATTCCGGGGTGGAAAAGACAAGCTGATTGGTTTTTTTGTTGGACAGGTGATGAAGCTGTCAGGCGGAAAGGCAAATCCAGCCAAGGTGAATGAAATGTTAGTGAAGAAACTTAGCAGGTAG
- the gatC gene encoding Asp-tRNA(Asn)/Glu-tRNA(Gln) amidotransferase subunit GatC, which produces MKITRREVEHVAKLARLALRDEEIEVLATQLSNILTYVEKLNELDTKNVDPTSHVLPVKNVLREDIVRTSLDREKVLGNAPDRTEEFFRVPKVIE; this is translated from the coding sequence ATGAAAATAACACGCAGGGAAGTGGAGCACGTTGCCAAACTGGCAAGGCTGGCCTTAAGGGATGAGGAGATAGAAGTCCTTGCCACCCAGTTGAGCAATATACTGACATATGTGGAGAAGCTGAATGAGCTTGATACAAAAAATGTTGATCCAACATCACACGTCCTGCCTGTAAAAAATGTCCTTCGGGAGGATATTGTACGGACATCCCTTGACAGGGAAAAGGTTCTTGGAAATGCCCCGGACAGGACAGAGGAATTTTTCCGGGTGCCTAAGGTTATAGAATAG
- a CDS encoding UvrD-helicase domain-containing protein — MDFLDNLNPPQKKAVEHTEGPLLILAGAGSGKTRVITCRIANLIFNKGVSPSNILAVTFTNKAANEMKERIAGVSNTVNRGAGSGAASRMNGLWIGTFHSICLRLLRRHGSALGFRNDFYIYDKSDQADLVRECVKELNINDEIYPVNSLSGRISHLKNRLITIDDFAKTSKGFGMDDKVLKVYSLYQEKLSGRHAMDFDDLIMKCVELFENNEEIRGKYQETFSYILVDEYQDTNAAQYKLIRSLTDRHQNLCVVGDDDQSIYRFRGAELQNILSFEADFPSATVIRLEQNYRSTGSILNIAGTVIEKNAGRHVKKLWTENPDGDPVDYRRTEDEREEAKYVARCIKSMIKNGRKGREFAILYRTNAQSRILEEIMIESGLPYMIVGGLKFYERKEIKDIMAYVRASLHPEDDINLRRIINVPHRGIGAVTLKSVEEYSHMHQVPLYDGVLTLSADNPKLKGFTNIMERLRMLVCEQSPSEFVKSLFEQTGYLDALKRDEKGEDRIENVMELLAAVKRYEERMPGMDICGFLDEASLFGSSDDPEPGSSDNVALMTLHSAKGLEFPVVFITGLEEGMLPHAGSMDNTEAIEEERRLCYVGITRAREKLYITGAKRRNVFGQLMDRTESRFVRDIRGHAKIRIENDSASMYNKPVGREAAAVTRVAWERGRFKAGDRVNHHLWGAGVVEKSEGLGEEEKVIVKFNSVGSKQLAVKFANLTSL, encoded by the coding sequence ATGGACTTTCTTGATAATTTGAATCCTCCGCAGAAAAAGGCGGTTGAACATACAGAAGGGCCGCTTCTTATACTTGCCGGTGCAGGCAGCGGCAAGACCCGTGTCATAACCTGCCGCATAGCCAATCTCATCTTCAATAAGGGTGTATCGCCCTCAAACATCCTTGCTGTAACATTTACCAACAAGGCTGCTAATGAGATGAAGGAGCGCATAGCAGGTGTCAGCAATACGGTAAACAGGGGTGCTGGGTCAGGTGCTGCAAGCCGGATGAACGGGCTCTGGATAGGCACATTCCATTCCATCTGCCTTCGGCTGTTGAGAAGGCATGGAAGTGCACTCGGCTTCAGGAACGATTTTTACATTTACGATAAATCTGATCAGGCGGACCTTGTCAGGGAGTGTGTAAAGGAACTTAACATTAATGATGAGATATACCCGGTGAATTCCCTTTCAGGCAGGATCTCACACCTGAAAAACAGGCTTATCACCATAGATGACTTTGCAAAAACCTCAAAAGGCTTTGGCATGGATGACAAGGTGTTGAAGGTCTACAGTCTCTATCAGGAAAAACTCTCAGGCCGGCATGCAATGGATTTTGATGACCTGATTATGAAGTGTGTTGAACTTTTTGAGAATAATGAAGAGATCCGCGGGAAATACCAGGAGACATTCAGTTATATCCTTGTTGATGAATATCAGGATACAAATGCAGCGCAGTATAAACTGATCAGGAGCCTCACGGACAGACATCAGAATTTGTGTGTAGTGGGAGATGATGATCAGAGTATTTACCGTTTCCGCGGCGCAGAACTGCAGAATATCCTGAGTTTTGAGGCAGACTTTCCCTCAGCAACAGTAATCAGGCTTGAACAGAACTATCGTTCAACCGGCTCTATCCTGAATATTGCCGGAACTGTTATTGAGAAGAATGCAGGCCGGCACGTCAAAAAATTATGGACCGAGAATCCTGACGGTGACCCTGTTGATTACCGCAGGACTGAGGATGAGAGAGAAGAGGCGAAGTATGTGGCGCGCTGCATAAAATCAATGATAAAAAACGGCCGTAAGGGGAGGGAGTTTGCCATCCTCTACCGTACAAATGCCCAGTCAAGGATACTGGAAGAGATCATGATAGAGTCGGGACTGCCATACATGATTGTCGGCGGTCTCAAATTCTATGAGAGGAAAGAGATAAAGGACATAATGGCATATGTCAGGGCATCCCTGCACCCGGAAGATGATATCAATCTGAGGAGGATAATAAATGTTCCTCACCGGGGCATTGGTGCAGTGACATTGAAGTCTGTTGAAGAATATTCCCATATGCATCAGGTGCCGTTGTATGATGGTGTGCTAACGCTCTCTGCTGACAATCCCAAACTGAAGGGGTTTACGAATATAATGGAAAGGCTCAGGATGCTTGTTTGTGAACAGTCTCCTTCTGAATTTGTGAAGTCTCTGTTTGAACAAACCGGATACCTCGATGCACTGAAGAGGGATGAAAAGGGCGAAGACCGTATTGAAAATGTCATGGAACTGCTTGCTGCTGTAAAAAGATATGAAGAAAGGATGCCAGGGATGGATATCTGCGGCTTCCTGGATGAGGCGAGCCTCTTTGGGAGTTCGGATGATCCTGAGCCCGGGTCATCGGATAATGTGGCGCTGATGACCCTTCACAGCGCAAAGGGCCTCGAATTTCCGGTTGTATTTATTACAGGGCTTGAAGAGGGGATGCTCCCCCATGCAGGGAGCATGGACAATACTGAGGCAATAGAGGAAGAGCGCAGGTTATGCTATGTAGGCATTACAAGGGCAAGGGAAAAGCTCTATATTACAGGTGCAAAGAGGAGAAATGTCTTCGGCCAGCTGATGGACAGGACAGAGTCGAGATTCGTCAGGGACATCAGGGGACATGCAAAAATAAGGATAGAAAATGACAGTGCGTCCATGTATAATAAGCCGGTTGGCCGTGAGGCTGCCGCTGTCACGAGGGTCGCCTGGGAGAGGGGTAGATTCAAGGCTGGCGACCGCGTGAACCATCATCTGTGGGGTGCTGGTGTCGTTGAGAAATCTGAAGGGCTCGGAGAAGAAGAAAAGGTTATAGTGAAGTTTAATTCGGTGGGCTCAAAGCAGCTTGCCGTGAAATTCGCCAATCTTACATCATTATGA
- the gatA gene encoding Asp-tRNA(Asn)/Glu-tRNA(Gln) amidotransferase subunit GatA yields MEIYNLTIHGLNGLLKKKEVTAREIAESVFSRIDAVEDEVRAYVALYADGAFQQAATSDRLIREKADFPVLTGIPVAIKDNMCVEGLQTTCASRILQDFRPPYTADVIERLKTRGYVHTGMTNMDEFAMGSSTENSSYRATRNPWDISRVPGGSSGGSAAAVAAGECIAALGSDTGGSIRQPAALCGVVGLKPTYGRVSRYGLVAFASSLDQIGPLTKDVTDCAIMLKAISGHDKSDSTSAELPVPDYPALLGRDIKGFKLGIPREYFISGMDPSVDRSVREAIRVYEQLGAVIEEISLPHTEYAVATYYIIATAEASSNLARYDGAKYGYRTKDAGSLIDMYMKTRDEGFGPEVKRRIMLGTYVLSAGYYDAYYKKAQQVRTLIKGDFDKAFEKVDAILTPTSPTPAFKIGERSDDPLQMYLSDIFTISANLAGIPAISIPCGFTENNLPVGLQILGRHFDEERVLQVAYAYEQATAWHKMRAMSSKQ; encoded by the coding sequence TTGGAGATATATAACCTTACGATACATGGATTGAACGGCCTCCTGAAGAAAAAAGAGGTGACGGCAAGAGAGATAGCGGAATCTGTTTTCTCCCGCATTGACGCTGTCGAGGATGAGGTCCGTGCGTATGTAGCCTTATATGCTGACGGGGCGTTTCAGCAGGCTGCAACCTCTGACCGGCTTATCCGGGAAAAGGCGGACTTTCCTGTCCTCACTGGAATACCTGTTGCAATAAAAGATAATATGTGTGTTGAGGGACTTCAGACGACCTGCGCATCCAGGATCCTTCAGGATTTTCGTCCTCCGTATACTGCTGATGTTATTGAGAGGCTTAAGACCCGGGGGTATGTTCATACAGGGATGACCAATATGGATGAGTTTGCCATGGGCTCATCCACTGAGAACTCATCTTACAGGGCCACGAGGAATCCGTGGGATATTTCAAGGGTCCCCGGTGGTTCAAGCGGCGGTTCTGCTGCAGCCGTTGCTGCGGGTGAGTGCATCGCAGCCCTTGGTTCAGACACAGGGGGGTCTATACGTCAGCCTGCCGCACTGTGCGGTGTGGTTGGTCTGAAACCAACGTATGGCCGGGTATCCCGCTACGGTCTTGTCGCATTTGCATCATCACTTGACCAGATTGGTCCGCTGACTAAAGATGTAACCGACTGTGCAATAATGTTAAAGGCGATAAGTGGTCATGACAAGTCTGATTCCACTTCTGCGGAGCTTCCTGTGCCGGATTATCCGGCCCTGCTTGGGAGGGATATAAAGGGCTTCAAACTCGGCATTCCGCGGGAGTATTTTATCAGCGGAATGGATCCGTCAGTTGACAGGTCTGTGCGTGAGGCAATAAGGGTGTATGAACAGCTTGGCGCTGTCATTGAAGAAATTTCTCTCCCGCATACAGAATATGCGGTTGCAACTTATTATATTATTGCTACAGCCGAGGCAAGCTCTAACCTTGCCCGTTATGACGGCGCAAAATATGGTTACAGGACGAAGGATGCCGGCAGCCTGATTGATATGTACATGAAGACGAGAGATGAAGGATTCGGGCCTGAGGTAAAGAGGAGGATAATGCTCGGCACCTACGTCCTCAGCGCCGGCTATTACGACGCCTATTACAAAAAGGCACAGCAGGTGCGAACGCTTATCAAGGGTGACTTTGATAAGGCATTTGAAAAGGTTGATGCAATACTGACGCCTACTTCTCCCACACCAGCATTTAAGATTGGGGAGAGGTCCGATGACCCTCTTCAGATGTACCTGTCTGACATATTTACGATCTCAGCAAACCTTGCAGGGATTCCGGCTATATCCATTCCCTGCGGTTTTACAGAGAACAATTTGCCGGTAGGCCTGCAGATACTTGGCAGGCACTTTGATGAAGAAAGGGTCTTGCAGGTCGCTTATGCCTATGAACAGGCAACTGCGTGGCATAAAATGAGAGCAATGAGTTCAAAGCAATGA
- the glmU gene encoding bifunctional UDP-N-acetylglucosamine diphosphorylase/glucosamine-1-phosphate N-acetyltransferase GlmU, with product MEKNIATIILAAGLGKRMKSNVAKVLHCVAGKPMFLYPVIVAESISSGKIIVVVGHQSEKVMDAVAGRNVEMAIQAKQNGTADAVRAGMDRLKDFKGTLVILCGDVPLITPETVSRFLAVHEKDGASLTVLTTEVADPSGYGRIVRSSDGSIARIVEDRDADESIRRIREVNTGIYAFDSALLTSVICEIGADNSQKEFYLTDSIEAGLRKRLRVSAYKTDDSQEVMGINSRLELARAEGIMRKRINSRHMLGGVTFIDPESTYIDADVSIGQDVTIYPGTVIQGNTSIADGAIIYSNNRIVNSLIGAAVTIKDSCVIEDSSVGDSSQIGPFAHLRPGCNLERNVRIGNYVELKKSVMGDGSKANHLTYLGDAEIGSGVNIGAGTITCNYDGQSKNKTVIGNDVFIGSDVQLVAPVNIGDGAFVAAGATVTKDVPPGALAISRVEQENREGWVEERKNKKSRKK from the coding sequence ATGGAAAAAAACATAGCAACAATTATTTTAGCCGCAGGGCTGGGCAAGAGGATGAAGTCAAATGTCGCCAAGGTGCTTCATTGTGTTGCAGGCAAACCTATGTTCCTCTACCCTGTTATTGTTGCTGAAAGTATTTCATCAGGAAAGATTATCGTGGTTGTGGGACATCAGTCTGAAAAGGTGATGGATGCTGTCGCCGGCAGGAATGTGGAGATGGCCATACAGGCTAAACAGAATGGCACTGCTGATGCTGTCAGGGCAGGGATGGATCGTCTGAAGGATTTCAAAGGGACGCTGGTAATATTGTGCGGGGATGTCCCCCTTATAACGCCTGAGACAGTAAGCAGGTTTCTTGCCGTGCATGAAAAGGATGGTGCGTCTTTAACAGTGCTTACTACTGAGGTTGCAGATCCGTCAGGTTATGGCAGGATCGTCCGCAGTTCTGACGGTTCTATAGCGAGGATAGTTGAAGACAGGGATGCTGATGAGAGTATCAGACGGATCAGGGAAGTAAACACCGGAATTTATGCCTTTGACAGCGCCCTCTTAACCTCTGTAATTTGTGAAATCGGCGCGGATAATTCCCAGAAAGAGTTTTATCTCACAGACAGTATTGAGGCAGGCCTGAGGAAGCGGCTCAGGGTTTCTGCATACAAGACAGATGACTCACAGGAGGTAATGGGTATAAACAGCAGGCTTGAACTTGCCCGGGCTGAGGGTATAATGAGAAAACGGATAAACAGCAGGCATATGCTCGGCGGTGTCACCTTCATTGATCCGGAAAGCACATATATTGATGCGGATGTCAGCATTGGACAGGATGTGACAATCTACCCCGGGACGGTTATTCAGGGCAATACATCAATTGCAGACGGGGCTATAATTTATTCCAATAACAGGATAGTCAATAGCCTGATAGGGGCTGCAGTTACAATAAAAGACTCCTGTGTCATCGAAGACAGCTCCGTAGGAGACAGCTCTCAGATTGGTCCATTCGCCCACCTGAGGCCAGGCTGTAACCTTGAGAGGAATGTCAGGATCGGGAATTATGTTGAACTAAAGAAGTCTGTTATGGGGGATGGTTCCAAGGCCAACCACCTTACTTATCTCGGAGATGCCGAGATCGGCAGCGGTGTTAATATCGGTGCAGGGACAATAACCTGCAACTATGACGGACAGTCAAAGAACAAGACAGTTATTGGAAATGACGTATTTATCGGCAGTGATGTGCAGCTGGTGGCGCCTGTGAATATAGGCGACGGCGCCTTTGTGGCAGCGGGCGCAACAGTAACAAAGGATGTCCCGCCCGGCGCCCTTGCGATAAGCCGCGTTGAGCAGGAGAACCGTGAAGGATGGGTGGAGGAGAGGAAAAACAAGAAAAGCAGGAAAAAATGA
- a CDS encoding aspartate 1-decarboxylase — protein MFRVMLRSKIHRATVTEANLSYEGSITIDQDLIQAAGMLPYEQVMVSNLHNGERFETYVIPGPAGSGQVCLNGPTARKGLVGDKIVIFCYESYSEEELKLFKPKIIIVDDKNRIVRLGDI, from the coding sequence GTGTTTAGGGTGATGTTAAGGTCAAAGATCCACAGGGCGACTGTCACTGAAGCTAACTTATCCTATGAAGGGAGTATAACAATTGATCAGGATCTGATACAGGCGGCAGGCATGCTTCCATATGAACAGGTTATGGTGTCAAATCTTCATAATGGGGAACGGTTTGAAACTTATGTAATACCCGGCCCGGCTGGGAGCGGTCAGGTCTGCCTCAACGGTCCAACTGCGAGAAAAGGGCTCGTAGGTGATAAGATCGTCATATTCTGCTATGAATCATACAGCGAGGAGGAACTGAAATTATTTAAGCCAAAGATAATAATTGTGGATGATAAAAACAGGATTGTCAGACTTGGAGATATATAA
- the glmS gene encoding glutamine--fructose-6-phosphate transaminase (isomerizing), with protein MCGIIGYIGNQDVVPILIDGLKRLEYRGYDSAGIAFIQDGKIGVRRCVGKLINLEMALSGQKLSSTIGIGHTRWATHGRPSEENAHPHRVGNIVVVHNGIIENYTQLKKELVSEGCHFSSETDTEVIAHLINRQVKKGLSLVQAVQESIREIKGAYAIAVFRQEEPEVLVGARNGCPLVAGLSHGGAFLASDIPAILSHTRDVIFLDDREIITLTPEGIQITDVDGNPIEKELSKVMWNPVMAEKGGYKHFMLKEIYEQPRAITDTIRGRLSHDTGNVYLDEIGLTAADIRRLDRIYIVACGTSWHAALTGKFMIEEMARIPVEVDVASEFRYRDPIIDENSLLIAITQSGETADTLAAIREARGKKGKAFAICNVVGSTAARESDGVIYTHTGPEIGVAATKTFTAQLVALYLLALYLGRSKGVMTQDEGMRRLDLLSHLPNLAEKVLEKNDVIEEIARSYFNYKDFLYLGRGADYPIALEGALKLKEISYIHAEGYPAGEMKHGPIALIDDQMPLIVLIPRNSVYDKVLSNIMEVKARGGKVIAFATEGDQDIAGRVDHVFYMPEFDHLLTPVLLAIPLQLFAYHIAVIRGCDVDQPRNLAKSVTVE; from the coding sequence ATGTGCGGGATAATCGGTTATATCGGCAATCAGGATGTAGTGCCTATACTTATTGATGGCCTCAAGAGACTTGAGTATCGCGGTTATGACTCAGCAGGCATCGCCTTTATACAGGATGGCAAGATTGGTGTGCGCAGGTGCGTTGGCAAGCTTATAAATCTTGAGATGGCCCTGTCAGGGCAGAAGTTGTCCAGCACAATCGGCATCGGACACACCCGGTGGGCGACGCACGGACGCCCGTCAGAAGAGAATGCCCATCCGCACAGGGTTGGAAACATAGTTGTTGTTCATAACGGGATCATCGAGAATTATACGCAACTCAAAAAAGAGCTTGTCTCCGAAGGGTGTCACTTCTCTTCAGAAACAGATACAGAGGTAATTGCACACCTTATTAACAGGCAGGTTAAAAAGGGTCTTTCGCTCGTACAGGCTGTTCAGGAGTCCATCCGGGAGATAAAGGGGGCTTATGCAATTGCCGTTTTCCGTCAGGAGGAGCCTGAGGTGCTTGTTGGCGCACGGAACGGCTGTCCGCTGGTCGCAGGATTAAGTCACGGAGGGGCGTTCCTTGCATCGGACATACCGGCAATACTCAGTCATACGAGGGATGTTATATTTCTCGATGACAGGGAGATAATCACCCTCACACCTGAGGGTATTCAGATTACTGATGTTGATGGCAATCCCATAGAAAAGGAATTGTCAAAGGTGATGTGGAATCCGGTAATGGCAGAGAAGGGCGGCTATAAGCATTTTATGCTTAAAGAGATATATGAGCAGCCGAGGGCGATTACAGACACCATACGTGGCAGGCTGTCTCATGATACCGGAAATGTTTACCTGGATGAGATAGGGCTGACGGCGGCTGATATCAGGAGACTGGATCGCATCTATATTGTTGCCTGCGGCACATCATGGCATGCGGCGCTTACAGGGAAGTTTATGATTGAGGAGATGGCTCGAATACCTGTTGAAGTGGATGTGGCATCTGAGTTCAGGTACCGGGATCCCATCATTGATGAAAACAGCCTGCTGATTGCCATTACCCAGTCAGGAGAGACGGCAGATACACTGGCGGCGATTCGCGAGGCAAGAGGTAAAAAGGGCAAGGCATTTGCAATATGCAATGTCGTCGGCAGTACTGCGGCAAGAGAATCGGACGGTGTTATATACACCCACACAGGCCCGGAGATCGGCGTTGCAGCAACAAAGACCTTTACAGCACAGCTTGTCGCCCTGTACCTGTTAGCCCTGTATCTCGGCCGTTCAAAGGGGGTCATGACGCAGGATGAAGGGATGCGCCGGCTGGACCTCTTGTCCCACCTGCCTAATCTCGCTGAGAAGGTGCTTGAAAAGAATGATGTGATCGAAGAGATAGCCAGGTCATACTTTAATTATAAGGACTTCCTGTATCTTGGCAGGGGGGCGGACTATCCGATTGCACTGGAGGGGGCATTAAAGTTAAAGGAAATCTCATATATTCATGCTGAGGGCTATCCTGCCGGCGAGATGAAGCATGGCCCTATAGCGCTCATAGACGATCAGATGCCTTTGATCGTCCTCATCCCCAGGAACAGCGTATATGACAAGGTTCTGAGCAATATAATGGAGGTTAAGGCAAGGGGCGGCAAAGTGATTGCCTTTGCAACAGAAGGGGATCAGGACATAGCCGGAAGGGTTGACCATGTATTCTATATGCCGGAATTCGATCATTTGCTTACGCCGGTACTTCTTGCGATTCCGCTTCAGTTGTTTGCATATCATATTGCCGTTATCAGAGGCTGTGATGTAGACCAGCCGAGGAATCTGGCCAAGAGTGTAACGGTAGAATAA
- the eno gene encoding phosphopyruvate hydratase, with product MSEIIDVYAREILDSRGNPTVEVDIVLENGILGRAAVPSGASTGKKEALELRDGDKKRYLGKGVQKAVTNIMEKIGPEILSIDVAEQVLIDTIMLELDGTDNKGKLGANAILGVSLAVARAAAEDTGLPLYRYIGGVNARELPVPLMNILNGGKHADNNLDLQEFMIVPVGTDNVRDAIRMGAEVFHSLKGILHDKGYNTSTGDEGGFAPNLSSNEEAIQLIIKAIEKAGYRPGSDIFIALDSASSEFYKKGKYYLKGEGKEGRTSGDMISYYEGLIKKYPIISIEDGLSEDDWEGWKQMTSRLGNRVQLVGDDIFVTNVKLLEKGIKQGVGNSILVKVNQIGTLTETIESVEMAKRAGYTAVISHRSGETEDTTIADLSVACNAGQIKTGSLSRTDRLAKYNQLIRIEDELGETAIFRGRRAFKV from the coding sequence ATGAGTGAAATAATTGATGTGTATGCAAGGGAAATACTTGATTCACGCGGAAATCCTACTGTTGAAGTAGACATTGTACTGGAGAACGGGATCCTTGGCAGGGCAGCGGTTCCATCCGGGGCATCCACAGGCAAGAAAGAAGCGCTGGAGCTGAGAGACGGGGACAAGAAACGCTATCTTGGGAAGGGGGTCCAAAAGGCGGTAACTAACATCATGGAAAAGATCGGTCCTGAGATCCTGTCCATTGATGTTGCAGAGCAGGTTTTAATAGACACGATTATGCTGGAACTCGATGGTACAGACAACAAGGGAAAGCTTGGGGCAAATGCAATACTGGGGGTATCCCTGGCAGTGGCCCGTGCCGCAGCAGAGGACACCGGCCTCCCGCTTTACCGTTATATCGGAGGTGTTAATGCAAGGGAGTTGCCTGTACCGCTGATGAATATATTAAACGGTGGAAAACATGCTGACAATAACCTTGACCTTCAGGAGTTCATGATCGTCCCTGTTGGCACTGACAATGTGAGGGATGCGATAAGGATGGGGGCTGAGGTTTTTCACTCACTCAAGGGCATTCTCCATGATAAGGGATACAATACCTCAACAGGCGATGAAGGAGGTTTTGCCCCGAACCTCTCATCCAATGAAGAGGCGATACAGTTGATAATCAAGGCTATTGAAAAGGCAGGCTACAGGCCTGGCAGTGATATATTTATTGCACTGGATTCAGCATCAAGTGAGTTTTATAAGAAGGGTAAGTATTACTTAAAGGGTGAGGGGAAAGAGGGACGCACGTCCGGTGATATGATCTCTTATTATGAAGGTCTGATTAAGAAATATCCAATTATATCAATTGAAGACGGCCTTTCAGAGGATGACTGGGAAGGCTGGAAACAAATGACGTCAAGGCTCGGCAACAGGGTCCAGCTCGTAGGAGATGACATCTTTGTTACCAATGTAAAATTGCTGGAAAAGGGTATAAAGCAGGGGGTAGGGAATTCTATTCTCGTCAAGGTTAATCAGATAGGGACATTGACAGAAACGATTGAGTCTGTTGAGATGGCAAAAAGGGCAGGGTATACAGCAGTGATTTCTCATCGTTCCGGAGAGACTGAGGATACGACAATTGCCGATCTGTCAGTTGCGTGCAATGCCGGACAGATAAAGACAGGGTCTCTGTCAAGGACTGACAGGCTGGCCAAGTATAATCAGCTTATCAGGATAGAGGATGAACTCGGAGAGACTGCCATATTCAGGGGCAGACGGGCTTTCAAGGTATGA
- a CDS encoding septum formation initiator family protein: protein MKRFAGNLNLTNKQKKWAFFGIAGAVSIYIIISFLFYDIGFIKYIKMRGEFKRVSADIKRLKEENSKLRGEVKSLKTDPDYIEAFAREKLGLAKEGEIIYRFEDKDKKGGGR from the coding sequence ATGAAAAGATTTGCGGGAAATCTAAACCTGACAAATAAACAAAAAAAGTGGGCGTTTTTTGGAATTGCAGGAGCAGTTTCCATATATATTATCATCTCTTTCCTTTTTTATGACATTGGTTTCATTAAATACATTAAGATGAGGGGTGAATTTAAAAGGGTTAGTGCAGACATTAAGCGTCTTAAGGAAGAGAACAGTAAATTACGCGGGGAAGTAAAATCACTCAAAACTGACCCTGATTATATTGAGGCATTTGCAAGAGAAAAGCTGGGCCTCGCAAAAGAAGGAGAAATTATTTACAGATTTGAAGATAAAGACAAGAAAGGCGGCGGGAGATGA